In one window of Gammaproteobacteria bacterium DNA:
- the coxB gene encoding cytochrome c oxidase subunit II — translation MSLLAPVVFGQSSYNMTEGVTEISRNVYSLHMTILYICAAIGVVVFGVMFYAIIYHRKSKGAKAAQFHESTKVELLWTIIPFFILIAMAVPATSTLIEMEDDSNPGITIKITGSQWKWHYQYFDHDFGFFSLLSTPSDQIHNKVAKGEHYLLEVDRPLVLPVNQKISFLMTSDDVIHSWWVPAFSVKQDANPGFINGAWTKIDEPGIYRGQCAELCGKDHGFMPIVVEVLSEPDYQAWLNKQLAQVKSQQLAEQQSLTATVDLEQSMILGEQVYNSRCAACHQVGGEGIPGAFPAIKGSSIALGDVDQHIAIVRDGQTGTAMQAFAKQLSLKELAAVITYERNAWGNNTGDVVQASDITSKSVTTIEPKVLAVPAENMQHEHHAEHKAETIETVVAEKVSAVTSEENVDLGESVYLTRCAACHQVAGTGMPGAFPALKGSAVVLGDVKTHVDIVANGKSGTAMMGFANQLTPTELAAVITYERNAWDNNTGDVVTVTDLELTVEGTK, via the coding sequence ATGTCACTGCTAGCACCAGTGGTTTTTGGTCAGTCATCTTACAATATGACCGAAGGCGTCACTGAAATTAGCCGCAATGTTTATAGTCTTCACATGACTATTTTGTACATCTGTGCTGCGATTGGGGTGGTGGTGTTCGGGGTAATGTTTTACGCCATTATCTACCACCGCAAGTCTAAAGGCGCTAAAGCGGCACAATTTCACGAAAGTACTAAAGTTGAATTACTTTGGACCATCATTCCTTTTTTTATTCTGATCGCGATGGCTGTTCCGGCCACATCAACCTTAATTGAGATGGAAGACGACTCCAATCCCGGCATCACGATTAAAATTACTGGCTCACAATGGAAGTGGCATTATCAGTATTTTGATCATGATTTTGGTTTTTTTAGTCTGTTATCGACCCCGAGTGACCAAATACATAACAAGGTGGCTAAAGGAGAGCATTATTTACTTGAGGTTGATCGGCCCTTGGTCCTGCCAGTAAATCAAAAAATCAGCTTTTTAATGACTTCAGACGATGTGATTCATTCATGGTGGGTGCCTGCTTTTTCGGTTAAGCAAGACGCTAACCCCGGCTTTATCAATGGCGCCTGGACTAAAATTGACGAACCAGGAATTTACCGCGGTCAATGTGCTGAATTATGTGGCAAAGACCATGGTTTTATGCCGATTGTGGTAGAGGTTTTGTCCGAACCCGATTATCAAGCGTGGCTTAATAAGCAGTTGGCACAGGTAAAATCACAGCAACTAGCCGAACAGCAATCATTAACAGCGACAGTAGATCTTGAACAATCAATGATACTCGGAGAGCAGGTGTACAACAGCCGATGTGCTGCTTGTCACCAAGTGGGTGGCGAGGGGATCCCCGGCGCTTTCCCTGCGATTAAAGGCAGTAGCATTGCTTTAGGTGATGTCGATCAACACATTGCGATTGTCCGCGATGGTCAAACTGGCACTGCGATGCAAGCTTTTGCCAAGCAACTTAGCTTGAAAGAACTGGCTGCAGTTATAACCTATGAGCGTAATGCATGGGGCAATAATACCGGGGATGTAGTTCAGGCCAGTGATATCACTAGCAAATCAGTTACCACAATAGAGCCAAAAGTACTGGCGGTACCTGCGGAGAATATGCAGCACGAACATCATGCTGAACATAAGGCTGAAACAATCGAAACAGTCGTTGCTGAAAAAGTCAGTGCCGTAACAAGTGAGGAAAATGTCGACTTGGGAGAGTCTGTTTATTTAACGCGTTGCGCTGCTTGTCATCAAGTGGCAGGCACTGGTATGCCGGGAGCCTTTCCGGCGCTTAAAGGCAGTGCAGTGGTATTGGGCGATGTCAAAACTCACGTTGATATTGTCGCTAATGGCAAGTCAGGCACTGCGATGATGGGCTTTGCCAATCAGCTCACTCCAACAGAGCTAGCGGCAGTTATTACTTATGAGCGTAATGCATGGGATAATAATACCGGTGATGTTGTGACAGTGACCGACCTTGAATTGACAGTTGAGGGAACTAAGTAA
- the ctaD gene encoding cytochrome c oxidase subunit I, translating into MEDITLQDNSEGNSEHNSDQHSSSHHQPAKGIMRWILTTNHKDIGTLYLCFSFLMFLVGGAMAMVIRAELYQPGLQIVEPNFFNQMTTVHGLIMVFGAVMPAFTGLANWLIPMMIGAPDMALPRMNNWSFWILPMAFTILLSSLFMEGGGPNFGWTFYAPLSTTYSPDSTALFVFAIHIMGISSILGAINVVVTIINMRAPGMTYMKMPLFVWTWLITAFLLIAVMPVLAATVTMVLTDKYFGTSFFAAAGGGDPVLFQHIFWFFGHPEVYIMILPSFGIISAIIPTFSRKKLFGYSSMVYATSSIAILSFTVWAHHMFTTGMPVAAELFFMYCTMLISVPTGVKVFNWVATMWRGSLTFETPMLFAIAFIVLFTIGGFSGLMLAITPADFQYHDTYFVVAHFHYVLVTGAIFSIMAAAYYWLPKWTGHMYDERLGKIHFWCSLISVNVLFFPMHFLGLAGMPRRVPDYALQFADFNQLVSLGGFAFGLSQLIFLAVLVKCVRGGEKAPAKPWEGAEGLEWDMPSPAPYHSHTTPPEIK; encoded by the coding sequence ATGGAAGATATTACATTGCAAGACAATAGTGAAGGCAATAGTGAACACAATAGCGATCAACATAGCTCAAGCCATCATCAACCAGCAAAAGGTATTATGCGCTGGATCCTGACCACTAATCACAAAGATATTGGCACGCTGTATTTATGTTTTAGTTTTTTAATGTTTTTGGTTGGCGGCGCTATGGCTATGGTGATTAGAGCCGAGCTCTATCAGCCTGGCTTACAAATTGTTGAACCTAACTTTTTTAATCAAATGACCACTGTTCACGGTTTGATTATGGTGTTTGGTGCGGTGATGCCAGCCTTTACAGGTTTGGCTAACTGGTTAATCCCCATGATGATTGGCGCGCCTGACATGGCATTGCCAAGAATGAACAACTGGAGCTTCTGGATTTTACCGATGGCCTTTACGATCCTATTATCATCGTTATTTATGGAGGGCGGTGGTCCTAACTTTGGCTGGACTTTTTACGCGCCGCTGTCGACGACCTATTCACCCGACAGTACAGCACTGTTTGTTTTTGCTATTCATATTATGGGTATATCTTCGATATTAGGCGCGATAAATGTCGTGGTCACTATCATTAATATGCGTGCACCGGGCATGACATATATGAAGATGCCACTATTTGTTTGGACTTGGTTAATTACCGCCTTTTTATTAATTGCGGTAATGCCGGTGCTTGCGGCAACCGTAACAATGGTCTTAACCGATAAATATTTTGGTACCAGCTTTTTCGCTGCCGCCGGTGGTGGTGATCCGGTATTATTTCAGCACATATTTTGGTTTTTTGGTCACCCCGAAGTTTATATTATGATTTTGCCTTCTTTTGGCATTATTTCAGCGATTATTCCGACATTTTCTCGCAAGAAACTCTTTGGTTATTCGTCAATGGTTTATGCAACTTCATCAATCGCTATTTTGTCATTTACCGTTTGGGCGCATCACATGTTTACCACGGGCATGCCAGTCGCAGCCGAACTGTTTTTCATGTACTGCACCATGTTAATTTCAGTACCGACCGGGGTTAAGGTTTTTAATTGGGTCGCGACGATGTGGCGTGGTTCATTGACATTTGAGACCCCAATGCTATTCGCAATTGCGTTTATTGTGTTATTTACCATTGGGGGTTTCTCCGGGCTGATGCTGGCGATTACACCTGCTGATTTTCAATACCATGATACTTATTTTGTGGTCGCTCATTTTCATTATGTGTTAGTGACGGGCGCTATATTTTCAATCATGGCGGCGGCTTATTATTGGCTGCCCAAATGGACCGGTCATATGTATGACGAACGCTTGGGAAAGATTCATTTTTGGTGTTCATTAATCTCGGTGAATGTGTTGTTTTTCCCAATGCATTTTCTAGGACTTGCAGGCATGCCGCGCCGGGTTCCCGATTACGCATTACAGTTTGCCGATTTTAATCAACTGGTTAGCCTAGGAGGTTTTGCCTTTGGATTATCACAATTAATCTTCCTTGCAGTATTAGTTAAATGTGTTCGCGGTGGTGAAAAAGCGCCAGCGAAACCATGGGAAGGCGCAGAAGGTTTAGAGTGGGACATGCCATCACCAGCGCCGTACCATAGCCATACTACGCCACCGGAAATTAAGTAA